ATGGTAGAGGCGCATACTTTTGTCCGGAAGAAGAATGTCTTAAAAAGTTAATCAAAAACAAAGGATTAGAAAAGTCGTTTAAAACTAAAATTCCCGAAGAGGTATACAATCAATTAAAGGAGGAATTTAATAGTTTTGAAAAATAATAAAGTCTTATCAATGCTTGGATTGGCAATGAAAGCTGGTAAAATTAGGAGCGGAGAATTTTTAGTAGAAGGCAGTGTTAAAAATAAAGAAGCAAAGATTGTATTGGTAGCGTCAGACGCATCAGACAATACCAAAAAACTATTTAGCAACATCTGTCATACTCATCAGATTCCATTATATTATCTTGGAGATAAAGAAATGTTAGGTAAAGCAATAGGCAAACCATTTAGAGCTTCGATTGCTGTTATAGATGAGAATTTTTCTAAGGCAATAAAGAAACAATTAGATTCATTTGAGTAATACATAATCCTCTTACTCTTGTATGAATACTCAAAATAATTATGGAGGTGTTTACATGTCAAAAGTACGTGTATATGAAATTGCAAAAGAATTAAATGTTACAAGCAAAGAAATTATTAATACATTAGAAGAATATGACATTAAAGTGAATAGTCATATGAGTACCTTGAAAGATGAAGAATGCACTATTCTAATGGAATACTATAAAAAAGATGATGAAAAACAAGAGGAAACAATTGTAGAAGAGGTTCAAGAACCAATTGCAGAAGAAAATACTAACGAAAGCGAAGTAGACGATATTAAGATGATAAAAATCCCTCAAAATGTATCAGTAAAAGAATTAGCAGAAAAATTAGAAGTACAAAGCTCAGAATTGGTAAAAGAATTAATGTTAAAAGGTATTATGGCCAATGTTAATGAAAACATTGACTTTGATACAGCAGTTAGTTTAGCTGAAAAATATGATATTTTATTGGAACAGCAAGAAGAAGTGGATATTTTAGAAGACTTTTTTAAAGTAGAACCAAGTGATGAAAAAGATTTAAGAAGCAGACCGCCAGTAGTTGTGGTTATGGGTCATGTTGACCACGGAAAAACATCTTTATTAGATGCTATTAGGAAAACAAGAGTAACCGAAAAAGAAGCAGGCGGTATCACTCAACATATTGGAGCGTATGTGGCACAAGTGAATGACCAAAAAATTACATTCTTAGACACACCTGGTCATGAAGCTTTTACAGCGATGAGAATGCGTGGAGCACAAGCAACGGATATTGCTATATTAGTCGTAGCAGCTGATGATGGTGTTATGCCACAAACAGTTGAAGCCATTAATCATGCAAAAGCAGCAGGTGTAGAAATTATTGTAGCCATTAACAAAATGGATAAACCAGGTGCCAACCCAGACCGTGTTAAACAAGAATTAGTTGAATATGAACTAATATGTGAAGACTGGGGTGGAGAGACTATTAGTGTGCCTGTATCAGCAATTAACGGTGAAGGTATTGATCAATTACTAGAAATGATTGTATTGGTGTCTGAAATGTCAGAGCTAAAAGCAGATCCAAAGCGAGATGCTAGAGGTATAATCATTGAAGCTCAATTAGATAAAGGTAGAGGACCAGTGGCAACTGTATTGGTTCAAAGTGGTACATTAAGGGTAGGGGATCCAATTGTAGCAGGAACCTCTTATGGTAAAGTTAGAGCAATGATGGATGATAAAGGTCGTCGAGTAAAAGAAGCCGGTCCATCAAAACCAGTGGAAATACTGGGGCTAAATGAAGTCCCATTAGCAGGAGATCCTTTTTACAAAGCTAAGAATGATAGAGAAGCACGCCATGTAGCAGAAAAAGTTATTGAAAAAGGGAAAGTAGACTTAATCAAAAGGTCATCAACAAAAGTTACTTTAGATGATTTGTTTAGTCAAATACAATCAGGTAATGTTAAAGACTTAAACATCGTTGTAAAAGCAGATGTTCAAGGTTCAGTAGAAGCAGTTAAACAAAGCTTGCAAAAATTATCTAATGAAGAAGTGGTTATTAAAATCATACATGGTGGTGTAGGTGCAGTAACGGAGTCAGATGTATTATTAGCATCCGCTTCGAATGCAATTATCATTGGATTTAATGTCAGACCAGAATCTAGCGCAAAATCTGTTGCAGAAAGAGAAAATATTGATATAAGATTATATAGAATTATATATAATGCAATAGAAGATATAGAAGCAGCAATGAAAGGCATGTTAGATCCTATATTTGAAGAAAAAGTAATTGGTCATGCACAAATTAGAGACACCTTCAAAGTATCTGGATTAGGAACCATTGGTGGTGCATATGTTATAGATGGTAAATTTGTCCGTAATGCAGGTGTGCGTTTAGTAAGAGATGGCATTGTAATATATGAAGGTGAATTAGCGTCATTAAAACGATTCAAAGACGATGTTAAGGAAGTTAATACAGGATATGAATGTGGTATTATGTTAGAGAAATTTAATGATATCAAAGAAGATGACGTTGTTGAAGCATACGTTATGGAAGAAATTGAAAGAAAATAATAATGGATGGTGAAACTTATGAAAAAAAAATCATCAAGACTAATAAGGATTAATGAAGAAATAAAAAAGGAACTAAGCAATTTAATTCGAACCGAATTAAAAGATCCTAGAGTTAATCCAATGACGACAGTCGTAAATGTTCATACAACAAGTGACTTAAAACACTGTAAAGTTTTTATAAGTGTTTTAGGAAACGAAGAGGATAAAGAAGAAACGGTTAATGCATTAAATAAGGCCAGTTCATTCATAAGAACAGAAATCGCAAGACTGATTAATTTAAGAAATACGCCGGAGTTAAAGTTTATCAAAGATGATTCTATTGAGCAAAGCATTCATATGTCTAAAATAATTGACGAAATCTCAAAAAAAGATGAGTAAGGTGAATGATAAGTGGATAAAAAATTAGAAAAAATAATCAGTAAAAACAATAAAATTATGTTAGCGGGCCATATTAAGCCAGACGGTGATAGTATAGGTGCCGCACTGGCGTTAAGTCGATATATACAGTCTAAGTTTAAAGACAAACAAGTGGATATATATATGGAAAACATGCCACCTGTTTATGATTTTTTAATAGGTAATGATAGGATCATTACATCTATTGAAGATTTAGATTACGATTTATTCATTGCCCTAGATTGTGGTGATCAAGACAGATTAGGAGAAGCATTAAGGGTCTTTCAAAATGCTTCTTCAACTGTTAATATAGACCATCATATTAGCAATCCTAAATACGCTCAAATCAATTATGTAACAAACATTAGTTCAACCTGTGAATATTTATGTGAATTATTAGATATGGATTGTTTTAACAATAACATTGCAAAAGCTTTATATACAGGAATTGTTTTTGATACAGGTGGTATGAAACATAGTAATACAACAAAAAACACTTTCAATACGTTAGGCCAATTAATAGAGTATGATTTTGACTTTTCAATGATAATGGATCAATTATTTAATCAAAAAACCTATCTTCAAAACAAATTATTAGGACAAAGTTTGTTAAATGCTCAGACAGCTTTAGATCATCGTGTGATTTATTCTATATTAACAAAAGATGATTTTGAAAAACACGAAAGCAATCCAGGTCATACGGAAGGTATTGTTGAACAATTAAGAGTCACAAAAGATGTCCTTATGGCTTTTTTCATATATGAACATGAAGACAATGCATACAAAATTAGTTTAAGATCAAAAGACAAAATTGATGTATGTAAAATAGCCCAACACTTTAATGGTGGTGGTCATACCAAAGCATCTGGATGTTCATATGAAGGTGACATTCAACAAGCAGTAGACAAAATTATAGCATTGGCTCAAGAACAAATTTAATGAATAGGTGATTAATTTGCTTAATGGCATACTGAATATATATAAAGAAAAAGGCTACACATCTCATGATGTGGTTGCAAAGCTTAGAAAAATTTGCAATCAAAAAAAAATTGGTCATACAGGCACCTTAGATCCTGAGGCAACAGGGGTATTGCCTATTTGTTTGGGAAAAGCCACTAAGATTAGTCAATTTTTAACAGACGATACGAAAGAATATAAGACCACATTACAATTAGGTGTAACCACTGATACACAAGATCATACTGGAAGTATTATAGACAAATCAGAAGTGGATGTTACTCAAGAAGATATAGAGAAGATTGCTAAAAGTTTTGAAGGCAATTATGAACAACTTCCGCCAATGTTTTCAGCATTAAAAGTAAAAGGTAAAAAGTTATACGAACTTGCGCGACAAGGCATAGAAATAGAAAGAAAAACAAGACCAGTCCATATTTATTCAATAAAATTGGGTGCATATGATAAACAGCATCAATCCATTGATATGACTGTGAAATGTTCTAAAGGAACTTATATAAGAACTTTATGCCATGATATGGGTCAAGCCCTTGGATGTGGCGGTCATATGAGTCAACTGACCAGAACACAAGTGGGACAATTTAGGTTAGAAGATAGCATAACGCTAAAAGAATTAGAAGATTATTTTTCACTAGACATTCAGAAGCATTTATTACCAGTCGATAAAATATTTTTAAACTACAATGCAATAACAATTGAACAAAAGTATGACAAGTATTTATACAATGGTAATAAAATAAATATGGATGAGATCATTATAGATTTTTCTTTAGAAGATAAGGATTATATACGTATTTATGATAACCAAAAACAATTTGTTGGTTTGTATCAATATATTAAAGAAGATAACCTTATAAAGCCAATAAAATTCTTTCTTTGAGGTGGTCAAAGATGAAATACATAGCAGATACCAAAGATTTTAACTTGAAAGAGACAGCAGTGGCATTAGGTAATTTTGACGGCGTTCATAAAGGTCATCAATTATTAATCAATGAAATTATTGCATCTAAAAAGGTAGGATTAAAAGCAACGATTTTTACTTTTACTCCTCATCCAAAAACGATTTTGTATAAAGATAGTCCTTTAGAGTTGGTGTTGTCTACTGAAGAAAGAAAAAACAAACTAGAAGACTTAGGTGTAGATGTTCTAATTGAGTATCCTTTTAACAAAGAAACAATGGAAATTGATCCAAGAACTTTTATAGAAGAAATACTCATTCAACAATTAGATATAAGATTTTTAGTTGTTGGAAGTGATTATAGATTTGGTTATAAAAGGCAAGGGGATGTTCATCTATTAGAAGAATACTCAAAACAATACAATTATCAATTAAAAGTGATTCAAAAGAAAAAACTAAAAAACAACATTATCAGCAGTTCTTTCATTAGAGAATTAATAAAAGAAGGAAAAGTAGATGAAGCTTCAAAGTTACTAGGGAAACCCTATAATATTATAGGTGAAGTCGTACAAGGTAAAAAAATCGGACGAACACTAGGGTTTAGAACGGCTAATATCTCTGTGGGTAAGGAGAAACTATTGCCTCTTAATGGTGTTTATATGACTCAAACAAAAATAAATGGTATATGGTATAACAGTGTTACGAATATAGGTGTTAAGCCAACGGTCAATGGAAAAGAAAAAAATGTTGAAACCCATATTTTTGATATAGATTTGGATTTATATGGACATACTATTGAAGTGAGCATACTTAAACTCATTCGGGAAGAAGAAAAGTTCGGGACTTTAGGTCAACTCAAAAATCAAATAGAAAAAGATATTGCATTGACTAAGGCATATTTTATAAGCAACAACAATTAGATTGAATTTTCAAAATTAATAAAAATGAAGTTTACAAAAAAAAACAAGTGTGATATAATTAGGTGTAAAAAAAATACCTATGCTCAGAAACAGGAAGCTCCGACCCTTTCTTAGCATAAGGTGAAATTTAGGAGGATACAAATGGATAAAGAAAAAAAGCAACAAATCATTAATGAATATGGAAGAAGTGAAGGAGATACTGGTTCACCAGAAGTACAAATCGCTTTACTTACAGAAAGAATTAATCAATTAAACGACCATTTAAAAACCCACAAAAAAGATCATCACTCAAGAAGAGGGTTATTAAAAATGGTTGGTCAAAGAAGAGGATTATTAAAATATCTTTACAACTCAGATATTCAATCATATCGTTCTCTTATTAAAAAATTAGGATTAAGAAAATAATTCATTTAAGAGCGGAGACTATCCGCTCTATAATTTTATGAAATAAGTTATTTTAGCATTTATATTTGGTTTTATATATGAAATCAAAAAACTATATATTATGCAATTAGAAAGGAGTAAAATATGATAAAAACGTATTCAATGGAATTAGCAGGAAGAACCTTATCTGTTGAAATTGGTAAAGTTGCTGAACAAGCAAATGGAGCTGCTTTAATTAGGTATGGTGAAACAGTTGTTTTATCCACAGTAACGGCTTCTGAAAAACCAAGAGATGGTATTAACTTTTTCCCACTGAGTGTTGATTATGAAGAAAAATTCTATTCAGTTGGAAAAATACCTGGAGGTTTTATTAAAAGAGAAGGAAGACCATCTGAAAATTCAGTCCTGACATCTAGAGTTATTGATAGACCCTTAAGACCACTATTTCCATCAGATTATAGAAACGATGTTTCAATTGTTAATACCGTTTTATCTGTAGACCAAGATGCAAGTCCTGAAATTACAGCGATGATTGGATCAGCACTTGTTTTATCTATATCTGATATACCATTTAATGGTCCAGTAGGTGCTACGGTTGTTGGTTGTATAGATGGGGAATATATTATTAACCCAACATCTGAACAAAGAGAAAAATCAACGATGGCTGTAACAGTTGTTTCAACAAGTGAAAAAGTAATGATGTTAGAAGCTACAGCAAATGAAGTTCCTGAGCAAGAAGTCATACAAGCTATTTTTAAAGGGGACGACAATAACAAAAAAATAGTAGAATTTATTGAAGGTATTGTCAAAGAAGTTGGTAAAGAAAAGCATGAGTATGAAAGAACACTTTTGCCAGAAGAAATATTTGATAAAGTAAAAGCAATCGTATCAGCAGAAGAAATGGAAAATGCTGTATTCACAGATGAAAAACAAGTAAGAGCTGAAAGAATTAGTGAAGTAAAAGAAAAAATCGCAAAGGTATTCCAAGAAGAAAATGAAGAATTATTATCCTATATCGATGAAGCAGTTTATAAATATGAAAAAGAAACTGTTAGAAAAATGATTTTAAAAGACAACAAAAGACCAGATGGTCGTTCTTTAGAAGAAATTAGAGCATTAGAGAGTGAAGTAGATATACTGCCTAGAACTCACGGTTCTAGTTTGTTTAAAAGAGGACAAACTCAAGCATTAACAGTGGCTACTCTGGGTGCTTTAGGAGATGTTCAATTAATTGATGGATTAGATGAATTAGAAGATTCTAAAAGATATATGCATCACTATAACTTCCCAGCGTATTCTGTAGGTGAAGCAAGACCTTCAAGAGGACCAGGAAGAAGAGAAATTGGACATGGTGCATTAGCAGAAAAAGCTTTATTACCCGTTATACCATCAGAAGAAGAATTTCCATATGCTATTCGATTGGTATCAGAAATATTAAGCTCTAATGGCTCCACATCCCAAGCAAGTATTTGTGCCTCAACGTTAGCATTAATGTCAGCTGGTGTTCCAATAAAAGCACCAGTAGCAGGTATTTCTGTAGGATTGGTTACAGGAGATACAGATGATGACTATGTTCTATTAACTGATATACAAGGATTAGAAGATTTCTTTGGAGATATGGATTTTAAAGTGGCAGGTAGTCATAAAGGTATAACAGCCATTCAATTAGATATGAAGATTCTTGGTTTAACAAGAGATATTATAGAAAAATCTATTTATCAGACAGAAAGAGCAAGAAAATATATCTTAGATGAAGTGATGTTAAAAGCTATTTCTGAGCCAAGAAAAGCATTGTCACCATATGCACCAAAAATACTTCAAACAAAAGTAAATCCAGAAAAAATCAGTGAGATTATTGGACCTAGAGGAAAAACAATTAATAAAATTATAGAAGAAACAAATGTTAAAATAGATATTGAAGATGATGGAAGAGTTTTTATTTGTGGTGTGGATGATGCTATGACAAAAAAAGCATTAGAAATCATCGAATCCATTACAAAAGACATTGAAGTTGGAAAAACATATAATGGTAAAGTGACCAAGCTTATGAAATTTGGGGCCTTTGTAGAAATAGCTCCAGGAAAAGAAGGATTGGTTCACATATCCAAATTAGCAAAAGAGCGTGTAGAAAATGTTGAAGACGTGGTAGCTGTTGGAGATGCCATTGTGGTTAAAGTAACTGAAATAGACAATCAAGGTAGAATCAACCTTAGAAAAGAAGAAATAGAAGACTAAAAGTAAAAACATAAACCACCTGGTTTGTGTTTTCTTTTATCCAAAATAATAATTTAATCCATAACATAAAATACCGTATAAAACATTGAATAAATCAAATAAATCTATAGTAAAATAAACTATAAAAGATTAAACAAAAGAGGTAAAGAATGATTAATATAAACCAACTTGAGAATCAAACAAAAGTAGTATTGGAAGAAATAAAATCAGTACGATCTGTAGCTGTAGGCATATGGATTAAAACAGGTTCTATGTACGAAGACAATAACAATAATGGGGTGGCTCATTTAATTGAACATATGTTATTTAAGGGTACAAAAAATAGAACGGCTAAAAAAATAGCAGAAGATATGTCGGCTATAGGTGGACATATTAATGCTTTTACAGCAAAAGAATATACTTGTTTTTATGCACAAACATTAGATGAACATATAGAAACAGCTATAGAGATTCTTTCAGATATGCTATTAAATTCACTATTTCTAGAATCAGAACTAGAAAAAGAGAAAAAAGTAATTTTAGATGAAATCGATATGTATGAGGATTCACCAGAAGAAGTCGTTCATGATTTGTTTCAAGAAAATGCTTGGAAAGAGCATCCACTGAGTTACAATATTCTTGGACCAAAAGAAAACATTACAAATATGAAAAATGAAAGCATATTGGAATTTTTTAAAACACAATATTGTACTGATAATATAGTTATCTCAGTAGCAGGTCATTTTGAATCCCACAAGATGTTAGGTATACTCAATCACTATTTTATAAATGAAACTACTCAATCAACACAAGTAATGAACCCAAAACCAGAATATAAGAAGGCTTTTTCATATAAAAACAAAGAAATAGAACAGATGCACTTATGTATAGGTTTTCCAGGTATCCATTATCATAGTAATCAGTTGTATGTGCTGGCCATATTCAATACCATTTTTGGTGGTGGAATGAATTCAAGACTATTCCAAAGCATACGAGAGGAACAAGGTTTAGCATACTCTATATATTCCTACACAGGAACCTATAAAGATGCAGGAATTTTCAATATCTATGTAGCAACTAACCCATCATATGTAGAAGACGTTTTTAAACAAATCAAAGAAGAAATTTATAAAATAAAAAAAGAAGCCATCACTCAAGATGAATTGAATAAGACCAAAGAACAACTCAAAAGCAATTATATTATTGGACTGGAAGGAACCAATAGTCGAATGAGTGTGAATGGAAAGTCCATTGCCATATTAGATAGAATAAAAACCCAAGATGAGATCATACAAGAAATTGATAAAGTAACCATTGAAGATTTTCAGGCATTAGCCAATCAAATGTTACAATACGACAAAATGGGCTTATCCATAGTAGGAAAAATCAATCATATTAACATGGAAAAGGTGAAAGAATTATGGGAGAACGAATAAGAGTACAAGTAGAACAATTAGAAGAAGCAAAAGATATGGCATTGCCAAGATACATGAGCCAACAAGCAGCAGGAATGGATTTGTATGCTAATGTAAAGGCTGAAGAAACACTTAAAAAAGGTCAAATAAAATTAATTTCAACAGGGATTAAAATCGCTTTACCAGAAGGCTATGAAGCACAAATTAGACCAAGAAGTGGACTAGCCTTAAAGCACGGTATCAGTTTAGTGAATACCCCTGGAACCATTGATGCAGATTATAGAGGCGAGATAAAAGTCATTATGATCAACTTTGGGGATGAAGATTTTGTGATTAAAAGAGGCGAAAGAATTGCTCAGATGGTTATTAATAAAATAGAACAGATTAAGTGGGAAATCTGTGAGCATTTAGAATCCACTCAAAGAGGCGTAGGAGGATTTGGACATACAGGTCAGTAAATCTATGACCAAAAGTATTGCCCTTTAAAAAACATAAAATATCAGTTAAATTAAGAGGAATCTAAAAAAAGAAGCCTCTTTTTTTATGCTTTAATTCATAGCGCACTATGCACATCTTAAGGAAAAAAACATATCTTAATATTAAAATGATAATGGAGTAGGTTATGAAAAAAATAAAAGAAATTCTTTGTGTTGGAGGAGATTTAAGAACTGTTTATTTAGCCAATGAATTATCAAAAGTCATGAAAGTGAATATTTTGGGTAATTCTAATAAAAAATTAAATTCCAATATTAAGCCTATAGAAAGTCTAAAAGCCAGTGTACCTACTTCAGATATTATTATTTTTCCAATACCTTTTTCAAAAGATAAAAAAAATATTTATGCACCATTCTCAGATAGAAATATAACCATTGAAGAAGTGATTAACCAGAAAATTAATGATAAAACAATTATTGGCGGTGCCTTTTCAGATGAGCTAAAAATACTAGAGCCTACAAACACAGTATTTGATTTAGTAGAAGAAGAAGACTTTGAAATTTACAATGCTATTCCAACATCTGAAGGCGTTATTCATATATTAATGAGTGAATCAGAAATTACAATTAATGAAAGTCAAACATTAATATTAGGCTTTGGTAAATGTGCTATTTCGCAAAGCAAAGCATTAAGTGCACTAGGCTCTCATATTACCATTAGCGCAAGAAATCAAAAACAAATTGCTATGGCAAAGATATATAACTACAATACACTTCCATTGGAAAGTATTCATCAACACATAGAAGAATTTGATTTTATAGTCAACACAATACCCAGAAAAATCCTAGATGCAAAAAAAATAAATCACAATCAATCACAAATCATAGTCGATATTGCCAATCAATTAAATGATGAAATGATTAACAAAACAAAAATCATTAATGCTAGAGGTATTCCTGGCAAATATTTTCCTAAAACAGCAGCAGATATTATTTATAAAACACTAAAAGATAAAAACCATTTATAGATAATGTATAAGCAAAATTAAAGATTAGTAGAAAAGATATTTTAAAAAGGGGAAAATATATATGAAAGCATTAGAAAATGTAAAAATAGGATTTGTAATCACAGGTTCCTTCTGCACAATCCCTAAAGTATTTACTGAGATAGAAAAATTAATCCATATGGGCGCGGACGTTTATCCCATTATGTCAGAAAATGTAACATCCATCGATACAAGATTTGGCACTGCAAAAGAAAATATGGAAAAGCTTAGAAAAATAACAGGTAAAGAAATATTGACACAAATTAATGAAACAGAACTTATTGGTCCAAATAAAAGTGTGGATATTTTAGTTGTAGCACCATGTACAGGCAATACAATGGCAAAATTAGCCAATGGCATTACAGATACAGCTGCACTTATGGCAATAAAAGCTACCATTAGAAATGATTTGCCAGTGGTTATAGCCATAGCAACCAATGATGCACTGGGATTGAATTTAAAAAATTTAGGAACTTTAATGAATACAAAAGGTATTTATTTTGTACCATTTGGCCAAGACAATTGGGATAAAAAACCAAGATCATTGGTTGCCGATATTAACCAACTATCCAATACCATTATAAAAGCAATTGAAGGGACTCAAGTTCAGCCAGTATTGGTTTTATATGAATAAAAAACAATAAACTTCACATAATAAAAAAAATGGCAATGCCATATTTAATATGAAAGTATTAATTTTAAACTTGCTTGCAAGGATTCGAAATTAATGTTTTCATTGAAACTTGTGCCTTAAGCAAAAGGCATGTTACAAGTTAATATGCAAAGTAAGGATGCTTTGCTTTACAAAAGGTGGAGTTATATGAAAAGTGAAGTGAATAAAGATGCTATACAAAATGAACAAATCAAAGAATTTGGTCAAACCACATTAAGCAGCCAATTAAAGCAGAAGAAAATTCATCTGCTTACCATAGTTGGACAAATAGAGGGACATATGACCTTGCCTCAACAAAATAAAACAACAAAATATGAACATGTATTGCCTCAATTGGCATCCATTGAAGATAATGAAGAAATAGAAGGTTTACTCATTTTATTAAATACAGTAGGTGGTGATGTAGAAGCTGGTTTAGCCATTAGTGAAATGATTGCTTCTATCAGCAAACCTACTGTTTCGTTGGTATTAGGTGGGAGCCATTCCATTGGTGTTCCTTTAGCTGTTTCAGCAGATTATTGCTATATTGTTCCATCTGCCACCATGATTATACATCCTGTAAGAATGAACGGAACAGTTATAGGTATATCACAGGCATTTGAGTACTTTGAAAAAATGCAAGAACGTATCATAGAATTTATTAC
The genomic region above belongs to Natranaerovirga hydrolytica and contains:
- the rnpM gene encoding RNase P modulator RnpM produces the protein MVKRKVPLRKCLGCNEMKNKKELIRIVKTPEDEFIVDFTGKKNGRGAYFCPEEECLKKLIKNKGLEKSFKTKIPEEVYNQLKEEFNSFEK
- a CDS encoding L7Ae/L30e/S12e/Gadd45 family ribosomal protein — protein: MKNNKVLSMLGLAMKAGKIRSGEFLVEGSVKNKEAKIVLVASDASDNTKKLFSNICHTHQIPLYYLGDKEMLGKAIGKPFRASIAVIDENFSKAIKKQLDSFE
- the infB gene encoding translation initiation factor IF-2, coding for MNTQNNYGGVYMSKVRVYEIAKELNVTSKEIINTLEEYDIKVNSHMSTLKDEECTILMEYYKKDDEKQEETIVEEVQEPIAEENTNESEVDDIKMIKIPQNVSVKELAEKLEVQSSELVKELMLKGIMANVNENIDFDTAVSLAEKYDILLEQQEEVDILEDFFKVEPSDEKDLRSRPPVVVVMGHVDHGKTSLLDAIRKTRVTEKEAGGITQHIGAYVAQVNDQKITFLDTPGHEAFTAMRMRGAQATDIAILVVAADDGVMPQTVEAINHAKAAGVEIIVAINKMDKPGANPDRVKQELVEYELICEDWGGETISVPVSAINGEGIDQLLEMIVLVSEMSELKADPKRDARGIIIEAQLDKGRGPVATVLVQSGTLRVGDPIVAGTSYGKVRAMMDDKGRRVKEAGPSKPVEILGLNEVPLAGDPFYKAKNDREARHVAEKVIEKGKVDLIKRSSTKVTLDDLFSQIQSGNVKDLNIVVKADVQGSVEAVKQSLQKLSNEEVVIKIIHGGVGAVTESDVLLASASNAIIIGFNVRPESSAKSVAERENIDIRLYRIIYNAIEDIEAAMKGMLDPIFEEKVIGHAQIRDTFKVSGLGTIGGAYVIDGKFVRNAGVRLVRDGIVIYEGELASLKRFKDDVKEVNTGYECGIMLEKFNDIKEDDVVEAYVMEEIERK
- the rbfA gene encoding 30S ribosome-binding factor RbfA — translated: MKKKSSRLIRINEEIKKELSNLIRTELKDPRVNPMTTVVNVHTTSDLKHCKVFISVLGNEEDKEETVNALNKASSFIRTEIARLINLRNTPELKFIKDDSIEQSIHMSKIIDEISKKDE
- a CDS encoding DHH family phosphoesterase yields the protein MDKKLEKIISKNNKIMLAGHIKPDGDSIGAALALSRYIQSKFKDKQVDIYMENMPPVYDFLIGNDRIITSIEDLDYDLFIALDCGDQDRLGEALRVFQNASSTVNIDHHISNPKYAQINYVTNISSTCEYLCELLDMDCFNNNIAKALYTGIVFDTGGMKHSNTTKNTFNTLGQLIEYDFDFSMIMDQLFNQKTYLQNKLLGQSLLNAQTALDHRVIYSILTKDDFEKHESNPGHTEGIVEQLRVTKDVLMAFFIYEHEDNAYKISLRSKDKIDVCKIAQHFNGGGHTKASGCSYEGDIQQAVDKIIALAQEQI
- the truB gene encoding tRNA pseudouridine(55) synthase TruB, producing the protein MINLLNGILNIYKEKGYTSHDVVAKLRKICNQKKIGHTGTLDPEATGVLPICLGKATKISQFLTDDTKEYKTTLQLGVTTDTQDHTGSIIDKSEVDVTQEDIEKIAKSFEGNYEQLPPMFSALKVKGKKLYELARQGIEIERKTRPVHIYSIKLGAYDKQHQSIDMTVKCSKGTYIRTLCHDMGQALGCGGHMSQLTRTQVGQFRLEDSITLKELEDYFSLDIQKHLLPVDKIFLNYNAITIEQKYDKYLYNGNKINMDEIIIDFSLEDKDYIRIYDNQKQFVGLYQYIKEDNLIKPIKFFL
- a CDS encoding bifunctional riboflavin kinase/FAD synthetase → MKYIADTKDFNLKETAVALGNFDGVHKGHQLLINEIIASKKVGLKATIFTFTPHPKTILYKDSPLELVLSTEERKNKLEDLGVDVLIEYPFNKETMEIDPRTFIEEILIQQLDIRFLVVGSDYRFGYKRQGDVHLLEEYSKQYNYQLKVIQKKKLKNNIISSSFIRELIKEGKVDEASKLLGKPYNIIGEVVQGKKIGRTLGFRTANISVGKEKLLPLNGVYMTQTKINGIWYNSVTNIGVKPTVNGKEKNVETHIFDIDLDLYGHTIEVSILKLIREEEKFGTLGQLKNQIEKDIALTKAYFISNNN
- the rpsO gene encoding 30S ribosomal protein S15, with protein sequence MDKEKKQQIINEYGRSEGDTGSPEVQIALLTERINQLNDHLKTHKKDHHSRRGLLKMVGQRRGLLKYLYNSDIQSYRSLIKKLGLRK
- a CDS encoding polyribonucleotide nucleotidyltransferase, translating into MIKTYSMELAGRTLSVEIGKVAEQANGAALIRYGETVVLSTVTASEKPRDGINFFPLSVDYEEKFYSVGKIPGGFIKREGRPSENSVLTSRVIDRPLRPLFPSDYRNDVSIVNTVLSVDQDASPEITAMIGSALVLSISDIPFNGPVGATVVGCIDGEYIINPTSEQREKSTMAVTVVSTSEKVMMLEATANEVPEQEVIQAIFKGDDNNKKIVEFIEGIVKEVGKEKHEYERTLLPEEIFDKVKAIVSAEEMENAVFTDEKQVRAERISEVKEKIAKVFQEENEELLSYIDEAVYKYEKETVRKMILKDNKRPDGRSLEEIRALESEVDILPRTHGSSLFKRGQTQALTVATLGALGDVQLIDGLDELEDSKRYMHHYNFPAYSVGEARPSRGPGRREIGHGALAEKALLPVIPSEEEFPYAIRLVSEILSSNGSTSQASICASTLALMSAGVPIKAPVAGISVGLVTGDTDDDYVLLTDIQGLEDFFGDMDFKVAGSHKGITAIQLDMKILGLTRDIIEKSIYQTERARKYILDEVMLKAISEPRKALSPYAPKILQTKVNPEKISEIIGPRGKTINKIIEETNVKIDIEDDGRVFICGVDDAMTKKALEIIESITKDIEVGKTYNGKVTKLMKFGAFVEIAPGKEGLVHISKLAKERVENVEDVVAVGDAIVVKVTEIDNQGRINLRKEEIED